Sequence from the Haloarcula sp. DT43 genome:
CGCCGGCGGCGTCGACCGCGACGTCCGCTGCTCGCAGGCGACCCAGCACCTCGGCCAGCGCCGGCGGCGAGAGGTCGCCGGTGGCGACGATACCCGTCAGGGAGCCAGCGCCCTCTGCGAAGGCGGCGTCCCCGACCTGAAGGACGGCGTCGGTCGTCTCGGCCCGTCCCAGCCCGCTCTGCATCGAGACGCGAGCGTCGCTGTCGTGGGCCGGGTGGTCGTCCAGTTCCTCGGCGAACCGTCGGAGGGCGGTCGCGACGGCCTCCGCGTCGCCGTCGACGTCGAGCGTCCGCGCGGCGGCCGTGTAGTTGACGACGCCGGCCCGGAGCGCGTCGTAGAGGAACGGGCGCTCGCGGACGGCGTCCCTGGTCGCGGCGGCGAGTGACATTGGCGTCGACCACGCCCGGCGCGGGCAAAAGTCGTTCCATCGGTGACGGCGTGGGTAGCGGCGCCGCGCCGTCCGGCTATACTCGCCGGACAGGCGCGCTCCCCCCTCAGAACTACGGGCCCACTCCCAGCGAGTGAGAACAGGGGGAGGGGTTTGTCACCCTCGACGCCCACTCTCTACACGAGGGAAGGACAATGGCGATTGCACAACGAGAGCGGCAGACGTTCGGACAGCCCCTGGGAGCAGCGGAGCGTGTCGTCGGCGGCATCGTCGTCGCTGCCGGCGCGCTGGGACACGCCGCACTGCTTGTGGCCGCCGGACTGTTGTTCTACGTACTCCTGTTCGGGCTGTGACCGGATGAATCGGGTGGCAACCACACGGTCTCCGAGTTCGACGCCGACCAGCCCGTCGGCTATCCGGACGGGCCAACGAAGGCCATAAGGACGGTTCGCACCAACTGACCCGTATGGACGAAGCCCTCGTTATCGCGGCCCACGGCTCCCACCTGAACGCCGAGTCGAGTACGCCGACCTACGACCACGCGGACACCATCCGGGCGACCGGCGCGTTCGCCGAGGTCCGCGAGTCCTTCTGGAAGGAGGAACCGTCGTTCCGGGAGGCCCTGCGGACCGTCGACGCCGACGAGGTGTACCTGGTCCCGCTGTTCATCTCGGAGGGCTATTTCACCGAGCAGGTCATCCCCCGAGAGTTCCGTCTCGACGACTGGGATCCGGAGCTGTGGGACTCCGACGGGACGAGCGCCACGCACGCGACGCTTTCCGCCGCGGACACGGGCCAGACGGTCCACTACTGCGGCCCGGCGGGTACCCACGACGCGATGAGCGACGTCATCGTGCAGCGCGCCGAGTCCGTCACTGGCGACCCCGACGTGGGCGAGGGGTTCGGTCTCGCGGTCGTCGGCCACGGCACCGAGCGCAACGAGAACTCCGCGAAGGCCATCCAGTACCACGCCGACCGCATCCGCGAGCGGGGCCGCTTCGACGAGGTGCAGTCGCTGTTCATGGACGAGGACCCCAAGGTCGACGACGTGGCCGACTACTTCGAGAGCGACGACGTCGTCGTCGTCCCGCTGTTCATCGCCGACGGCTTCCACACCCAGGAGGACATTCCCGAGGACATGGGGCTGACCGACGACTACCGGACCGGCTACGACGTGCCGACCACCGTCGAGGGCCACGACATCTGGTACGCCGGCGCAGTCGGGACGGAGCCGCTGATGGCCGACGTGGTGCTCGAACGGGCCGCCGACGCGGGCGCGGACGTGAGCGCCGCCATCGCACAGGTACGCGAGGAGACCGGCGGCGCGAAGCCCGCGACCGGGGACTGAAGTCGCCGCCGGGCCGAAACCGACGAGGCCGCCGCTGGCTGGCCGGAACCAGCCGACTTTTGCCGACCGAGTACCGTCTTCCGGTATGGACGGCGAGTACGTGGACGCGCTGGTGGCAACCGCCCCCGATGGCATCGCCTTCGACGACCTCCACGTGACCCACGGGAGCGACGGGTACACGTTCCGGACGCCGGACGTGGACCGCAGCGGCATCGACGAGGAGACGCTCCGGACGGTGGCGGCGTCGCCGTACGCCCGGAACTGGTACTTCTGGCACGCCACCGCCCCACAGAAGGCGGACCGCTGGGCGTTCCTCCGGTGGCTCGAAGGCGCACAGCAGCGGGACGTGGCCGAGCGCTA
This genomic interval carries:
- a CDS encoding DUF7523 family protein, which encodes MSLAAATRDAVRERPFLYDALRAGVVNYTAAARTLDVDGDAEAVATALRRFAEELDDHPAHDSDARVSMQSGLGRAETTDAVLQVGDAAFAEGAGSLTGIVATGDLSPPALAEVLGRLRAADVAVDAAGVTGDALVVVVRRRAGPDALRVVEAVVQG
- a CDS encoding CbiX/SirB N-terminal domain-containing protein produces the protein MDEALVIAAHGSHLNAESSTPTYDHADTIRATGAFAEVRESFWKEEPSFREALRTVDADEVYLVPLFISEGYFTEQVIPREFRLDDWDPELWDSDGTSATHATLSAADTGQTVHYCGPAGTHDAMSDVIVQRAESVTGDPDVGEGFGLAVVGHGTERNENSAKAIQYHADRIRERGRFDEVQSLFMDEDPKVDDVADYFESDDVVVVPLFIADGFHTQEDIPEDMGLTDDYRTGYDVPTTVEGHDIWYAGAVGTEPLMADVVLERAADAGADVSAAIAQVREETGGAKPATGD